Proteins from a single region of Gordonia hongkongensis:
- a CDS encoding ABC transporter ATP-binding protein, with protein MIRGFYTILGSERARMVVFLTWVVVYGVAQGLAMLTLVPIVEHLLTGDLSAAAMWLWPLAVLVVICAVSAYVQSLKGMTMALYAMRMLHHRLGDHMVTLPLGWFTRDRVGDVSQIAVKGTMFVGSTGAHYITPVVVNMVSSVVVVIGICFFDWRIGLLMVAGTLLLMYVGKLSSSFLAKSEGRKRAEAVKVNNRVLEFARCQAVLRAFGDSDSAHKPLADALGQQARVGKSMLWRSILGILLNGLSVQVVFSAVLALGAGLAVAGHIEPALLIAVFGLAARFFGPIGELAELGSTLRMSTDEINRITGVLDTDRMPTPDQPTPITEPGAVELDGVAFGYETGALVLRDVSLRARPGTMTALVGPSGSGKSTIFRLIARFYDVDGGVVRVGGVDVREQETGALMGQLSQVFQDVYLFDDTLWENIKLGRPDATDDEIRAAAETAGVTSIVDRLPDGWQTVVGEGGSALSGGERQRVSIARALLKGAPIVLFDEATSALDPENESHVAESIRRLADRSTVLVIAHKLSTVIAADQIVVLDDQGGVDDIGTHDELLTRGGRYTEFWNQRTAAAGWTLTPSA; from the coding sequence ATGATCCGCGGTTTCTATACGATCCTGGGTTCCGAACGGGCCCGGATGGTCGTCTTCCTGACCTGGGTGGTCGTCTACGGCGTCGCGCAGGGGCTGGCGATGCTGACCCTGGTCCCGATCGTCGAACACCTGCTGACCGGTGACCTCTCCGCCGCCGCGATGTGGTTGTGGCCGTTGGCCGTTCTGGTCGTCATCTGTGCGGTCAGTGCCTACGTGCAGTCGCTCAAGGGCATGACGATGGCGCTCTACGCGATGCGCATGCTGCACCACCGTCTCGGCGATCACATGGTCACGCTGCCGCTCGGCTGGTTCACCCGCGACCGCGTCGGTGACGTCTCCCAGATCGCGGTCAAGGGAACGATGTTCGTGGGCAGTACCGGCGCGCACTACATCACCCCGGTCGTCGTCAACATGGTGAGCTCCGTCGTGGTCGTCATCGGTATCTGCTTCTTCGACTGGCGCATCGGTCTTCTGATGGTCGCCGGGACGCTGCTGCTGATGTACGTCGGCAAGCTGTCGAGTTCGTTCCTCGCGAAGTCCGAGGGCCGTAAGCGTGCCGAGGCCGTCAAGGTCAACAACCGGGTCCTGGAGTTCGCCCGCTGCCAGGCGGTGCTGCGGGCCTTCGGCGACTCGGACTCCGCGCACAAGCCGCTCGCCGACGCACTCGGACAACAAGCACGCGTGGGCAAGTCGATGCTCTGGCGCTCGATCCTCGGCATCCTGCTGAACGGACTGTCGGTGCAGGTCGTCTTCAGTGCCGTGCTCGCGCTCGGCGCGGGGCTGGCCGTGGCGGGCCACATCGAGCCGGCCCTGCTGATCGCCGTCTTCGGCCTCGCCGCACGCTTCTTCGGCCCGATCGGTGAACTCGCCGAACTGGGTTCGACGCTGCGTATGTCCACCGATGAGATCAACCGCATCACCGGGGTGCTCGACACCGACCGGATGCCCACCCCCGATCAACCCACGCCGATCACCGAACCGGGTGCTGTCGAACTCGACGGTGTCGCTTTCGGGTACGAGACCGGCGCGCTGGTCCTGCGCGATGTGTCCCTGCGAGCCCGCCCCGGCACGATGACTGCACTCGTCGGCCCGTCGGGGTCGGGTAAGTCGACGATCTTCCGTCTCATCGCACGGTTCTACGACGTTGACGGCGGCGTCGTGAGGGTCGGCGGCGTCGACGTGCGGGAGCAGGAGACCGGTGCACTCATGGGCCAGTTGTCCCAGGTGTTCCAGGACGTCTACCTGTTCGACGACACCCTGTGGGAGAACATCAAACTCGGACGGCCAGATGCGACCGACGACGAGATCCGAGCAGCCGCCGAGACCGCGGGGGTCACCTCGATCGTCGACCGGCTGCCCGATGGCTGGCAGACCGTCGTCGGTGAGGGCGGTTCTGCCCTGTCCGGCGGTGAGCGGCAACGAGTCTCGATCGCACGCGCCCTGCTGAAGGGCGCGCCGATCGTGCTGTTCGACGAGGCGACGAGCGCTCTCGATCCCGAGAACGAGTCCCACGTCGCGGAATCCATCCGCCGCCTCGCCGACCGCAGCACGGTGCTGGTCATCGCGCACAAGCTGTCCACCGTGATCGCCGCCGACCAGATCGTCGTGCTCGACGACCAGGGCGGCGTCGACGACATCGGTACCCACGACGAACTGCTCACCCGCGGCGGGCGATACACCGAGTTCTGGAACCAGCGGACCGCAGCTGCCGGCTGGACGCTGACGCCGTCGGCTTAG
- a CDS encoding ABC transporter ATP-binding protein, protein MTIGGTDVAAPAPVSDVDVEPDDPKAARAQARSESKAKAAALADVLAPVKKRTLLAQFVQVFASAATVVPFIGIVELGRILLEPGPVDSGRVWMVVWLVVGGLGARAAFSFLALAITHFADLDLQAQLRIRIADKLGRLPLGWFSRTSSGAVRKSVQNDVADLHYLVAHATVEATAAMLSPIFALIYCFYLDWRLGLLAIATVPLYALTYSYMARDLTTEMEKMDKGVARISATIVEFISGVAVVKTFGQTGKAHRRFVDAADEFNDDFAGYMGPMLRVQAVTTVLISAPLILLVNLGVGYWLVDNGWVQPIELVGSTLIAMVLPTALLTVSTAVHTRQQASAAALRIASLLAEPELTVPENPQVPAGHDVRIENVHFTYPPRLGVPSGVKALDGVSVELAEGTVTALVGPSGSGKSTLATLLPRFGDPDSGAVRIGGVDVRDIAPTELYRHVGFVLQDVQLLTMSVRDNIRLGRPDASDEQVYDAARAAQIHDRILELPDGYDTVVGDGAHFSGGEAQRVSIARALLADTPILVLDEATAFADPESEAQIQQAIGALMVGRTVLVIAHRLGSITHADNIVVLDRGRVVEQGRQDELVARGGLYASMWASYEAGTTRQDEEIARGAVTSSEAAR, encoded by the coding sequence ATGACAATTGGCGGAACCGATGTGGCCGCGCCGGCACCAGTCTCCGACGTCGACGTCGAACCCGACGATCCGAAAGCCGCGCGCGCTCAGGCCAGATCCGAGTCCAAGGCGAAAGCCGCTGCCCTCGCCGACGTCCTGGCCCCGGTGAAGAAGCGCACGCTGCTCGCCCAGTTCGTCCAGGTCTTCGCCTCCGCCGCCACGGTGGTGCCGTTCATCGGGATCGTCGAACTCGGGCGCATCCTGCTCGAACCGGGACCGGTCGATTCCGGGCGCGTCTGGATGGTCGTGTGGCTGGTGGTCGGTGGGCTCGGCGCTCGCGCCGCCTTCAGCTTCCTCGCGCTCGCGATCACCCACTTCGCCGATCTCGATCTCCAGGCGCAACTTCGAATCCGCATCGCGGACAAGCTGGGTCGGCTGCCGCTGGGGTGGTTCAGCCGGACCAGCTCGGGTGCGGTCCGCAAGTCGGTGCAGAACGATGTCGCCGACCTGCACTATCTCGTCGCGCACGCGACCGTCGAGGCCACGGCCGCGATGCTGTCGCCGATCTTCGCGCTGATCTACTGCTTCTACCTGGACTGGCGCCTGGGGCTGCTCGCGATCGCGACGGTGCCGCTGTACGCGCTGACGTACTCCTACATGGCTCGTGACCTGACGACCGAGATGGAGAAGATGGACAAGGGCGTCGCGCGGATCAGCGCCACGATCGTCGAGTTCATCTCGGGCGTCGCCGTGGTGAAGACCTTCGGGCAGACCGGCAAGGCACACCGGCGGTTCGTCGATGCCGCCGATGAGTTCAACGACGACTTCGCCGGCTACATGGGGCCGATGCTCCGCGTACAGGCGGTCACCACCGTCCTGATCAGCGCGCCCTTGATCCTGCTGGTCAACCTCGGAGTCGGGTACTGGCTCGTCGACAACGGGTGGGTCCAGCCTATCGAGCTCGTCGGGTCGACGCTGATCGCGATGGTGCTCCCGACCGCGCTGCTCACGGTTTCGACCGCGGTGCACACCCGTCAGCAGGCCTCGGCCGCCGCCCTGCGTATCGCCTCGTTGCTCGCCGAACCGGAGCTGACGGTTCCGGAGAACCCCCAGGTGCCCGCCGGGCACGATGTGCGGATCGAGAACGTGCACTTCACCTACCCGCCGCGCCTCGGAGTCCCGTCCGGGGTGAAGGCGCTCGACGGGGTCAGTGTCGAACTGGCCGAGGGAACCGTGACCGCTCTCGTCGGGCCGTCGGGAAGCGGTAAGTCGACGCTTGCGACGCTGCTGCCCCGCTTCGGCGATCCCGACTCCGGTGCGGTGCGCATCGGTGGGGTCGATGTCCGCGACATCGCACCCACCGAGCTCTATCGCCACGTCGGGTTCGTGCTCCAGGACGTGCAGCTGCTGACGATGTCGGTGCGCGACAACATCCGGCTCGGCCGTCCGGACGCAAGTGACGAGCAGGTCTACGACGCCGCCCGCGCCGCCCAGATCCACGACCGCATCCTCGAGCTGCCCGACGGCTACGACACCGTGGTCGGCGACGGGGCACACTTCTCCGGCGGTGAGGCGCAACGTGTCTCGATCGCGCGGGCCCTGCTCGCCGACACCCCGATCCTCGTCCTCGACGAGGCCACCGCCTTCGCCGACCCGGAGTCGGAGGCGCAGATCCAGCAGGCCATCGGCGCGTTGATGGTCGGGCGCACGGTGCTCGTCATCGCGCACCGTCTGGGCTCGATCACGCACGCGGACAACATCGTCGTCCTGGATCGGGGTCGGGTCGTCGAACAGGGCCGGCAGGACGAACTGGTCGCCCGCGGCGGGTTGTACGCGTCGATGTGGGCCTCCTACGAGGCCGGGACCACCAGGCAGGACGAGGAGATCGCGCGGGGCGCGGTCACGAGCAGCGAGGCGGCACGATGA
- a CDS encoding TetR/AcrR family transcriptional regulator, with protein MSPRGQTRIDANGRTAASTADAPTRSSRRDELLATAGRMFAEQGLRSTTVRDIADAAGILSGSLYHHFDSKESMVDEILRGFLDDLFARYRQIAASSKSATETLRGLVIASFESIDAERNAVAIYQDEAKRLSGQERFAYISELNVEFRQLWQSVLQRGVENGEFRADLDVELVYRFMRDTVWVAVRWYRPGGSMTVDSIADQYLSVVLDGILPR; from the coding sequence TTGTCACCACGAGGTCAGACCAGGATCGACGCGAACGGACGGACCGCTGCGAGCACCGCCGACGCGCCGACTCGTTCGTCGCGCCGGGACGAGTTGTTGGCGACCGCCGGGCGCATGTTCGCCGAGCAGGGACTGCGCTCGACGACGGTCCGGGACATCGCCGACGCGGCCGGAATCCTCTCTGGGAGTCTGTATCACCATTTCGACTCGAAGGAGTCGATGGTCGACGAGATCCTGCGGGGTTTTCTCGACGACCTGTTCGCTCGCTACCGGCAGATCGCGGCGTCGAGCAAGTCGGCGACCGAGACCCTGCGGGGGCTCGTCATCGCGTCGTTCGAGTCCATCGATGCCGAACGCAACGCGGTCGCGATCTACCAGGACGAGGCGAAGCGTCTCTCGGGCCAGGAACGTTTCGCCTATATCTCCGAACTGAACGTCGAGTTCCGGCAGTTGTGGCAGTCGGTGCTGCAGCGCGGCGTCGAAAACGGGGAATTCCGGGCCGATCTCGACGTCGAACTCGTCTACCGCTTCATGCGCGACACCGTGTGGGTCGCCGTGCGGTGGTATCGGCCCGGGGGCTCGATGACGGTCGACTCGATCGCCGATCAGTACCTGTCGGTGGTCCTCGACGGCATCCTGCCGCGCTGA
- a CDS encoding aldehyde dehydrogenase family protein produces MTKPAEHTSTGATGATRGVSSEAHSLTELVEIQRAAFLRDGIPDADTRIDRITRLAALLLDNADEIAAALAEDFGARPRELSLAADVAGCMIDLAHQRRGVKEWMAESKVAKVQGLLGYKQSIRHDPLGVVGIMGPWNFPLQLTVVPAGSAFAAGNRVIMRPSSVTAKTTDVIAKHAPNYFSIEELAIATSKHGSGSDFAKLKVDHMFFTGSPGVGASVAQEAAKNLIPVTLELGGKNPAVVDVDADIDKAATMLADARMVNGGQVCLCPDYVFVPEAKLGEFTDKVVARWTENFPTIIDNEQFTSTINQKNYERILGLIDDAEQLGATKRQVVPGGEPLPDAERRKIPPTLLTGVKAGMKIEEDEVFGPVLTVYPYRDLSEVISQIGSHPHPLTMYWCGDQNERFQKLADNTRSGSINGNDFAIHLFSGELPFAGVGNSGMGGYHGRTGFETFSHARAVAFSTLPVSVAEMMSPPFLPKDTRLTNNQLKLWKFFNNRAMKKVRKRLGA; encoded by the coding sequence ATGACCAAGCCTGCTGAGCACACCAGCACCGGCGCCACCGGCGCGACGCGTGGCGTCTCGTCGGAAGCGCATAGTTTGACCGAACTGGTCGAGATCCAGCGCGCGGCGTTCCTGCGCGACGGGATCCCCGACGCCGACACGCGCATCGACCGCATCACGCGGCTTGCAGCCCTGCTCCTCGACAACGCCGACGAGATCGCCGCCGCGCTGGCCGAGGACTTCGGTGCCCGCCCGCGCGAGCTCTCGCTCGCCGCCGATGTGGCCGGCTGCATGATCGACCTCGCCCACCAGCGTCGCGGGGTCAAGGAGTGGATGGCCGAGTCGAAGGTCGCGAAGGTGCAGGGCCTGCTCGGGTACAAGCAGAGCATCCGCCACGACCCGCTGGGCGTCGTCGGCATCATGGGGCCGTGGAACTTCCCGCTGCAGCTGACGGTCGTGCCCGCGGGTTCGGCGTTCGCCGCCGGTAACCGGGTCATCATGCGACCGTCGTCGGTGACCGCGAAGACCACCGACGTGATCGCCAAGCACGCACCGAACTACTTCTCGATCGAGGAGTTGGCGATCGCCACCTCCAAGCACGGCTCCGGATCGGATTTCGCCAAGCTCAAGGTCGACCACATGTTCTTCACCGGCTCGCCCGGTGTGGGCGCCTCGGTGGCCCAGGAAGCCGCGAAGAACCTGATCCCGGTCACCCTCGAACTCGGCGGCAAGAACCCTGCCGTCGTCGACGTCGACGCCGACATCGACAAGGCCGCGACGATGCTCGCCGACGCCCGCATGGTCAACGGCGGCCAGGTGTGCCTGTGCCCGGACTACGTCTTCGTTCCCGAGGCCAAGCTCGGTGAGTTCACCGACAAGGTCGTCGCGCGGTGGACCGAGAACTTCCCGACGATCATCGACAACGAGCAGTTCACGTCGACGATCAACCAGAAGAACTACGAGCGGATCCTCGGGCTCATCGACGACGCCGAGCAGCTCGGCGCCACCAAGCGTCAGGTGGTCCCCGGCGGCGAACCGCTGCCGGACGCCGAACGCCGCAAGATCCCGCCGACGCTGCTCACCGGTGTCAAGGCGGGCATGAAGATCGAGGAGGACGAGGTCTTCGGTCCGGTGCTGACCGTGTACCCCTACCGCGACCTGTCCGAGGTCATCAGCCAGATCGGCTCGCACCCGCATCCGCTGACCATGTACTGGTGCGGCGATCAGAACGAGCGGTTCCAGAAGCTGGCCGACAACACCCGCAGTGGTTCGATCAACGGCAACGACTTCGCCATCCACCTGTTCAGCGGCGAGCTGCCGTTCGCCGGCGTCGGTAACAGCGGAATGGGCGGGTATCACGGCCGCACCGGCTTCGAGACCTTCAGCCATGCTCGGGCCGTCGCGTTCTCGACGCTGCCGGTCAGCGTTGCCGAGATGATGTCGCCACCGTTCCTGCCCAAGGACACCAGGCTGACCAACAACCAGCTGAAGCTGTGGAAGTTCTTCAACAACCGCGCCATGAAGAAGGTGCGGAAGCGCCTCGGCGCATAA
- a CDS encoding acetyl-CoA C-acetyltransferase — protein MTTPQAYIVDAVRTPVGKRNGSLAKTHPADLGAHIISALVERTGIDPAAVDDVVFGCLDAIGGQAGNVARTAWLAAGLPLEVPGTTVDRQCGSSQQAIHFAAQGIMSGTQDIVVAGGLQNMSAIPISQAMISGKEFGFTTPTAESAGWQERFGDAQISQFLGADMMAKKWDISREDMERWALQSHERARAAIADGKFDNENVALGDCVVDECPRETSMEKMAGLQVLADGSRLTAAVASQIADGSSATLVVSERALKEHNLTPRARIHHLSVRGDDPVMMLSAPIPATKYALDKTGMSIDDIDVVEINEAFAPVVLAWLKETGADPAKVNPNGGAIALGHPLGATGAKLFATLLNELERTGGRYGLQTMCEGGGTANVTIIERLG, from the coding sequence ATGACCACACCCCAGGCCTACATCGTCGACGCCGTCCGCACCCCGGTCGGCAAGCGCAACGGCTCACTGGCCAAGACCCACCCCGCCGATCTCGGCGCCCACATCATCTCCGCACTCGTCGAGCGCACCGGCATCGACCCCGCGGCCGTCGACGACGTGGTGTTCGGCTGCCTCGACGCCATCGGTGGCCAGGCGGGCAACGTCGCCCGGACCGCCTGGCTCGCAGCCGGTCTCCCGCTCGAGGTGCCCGGCACCACCGTCGACCGGCAGTGCGGGTCCAGCCAGCAGGCCATCCACTTCGCAGCGCAGGGCATCATGAGCGGAACCCAGGACATCGTCGTCGCCGGCGGCCTGCAGAACATGAGCGCCATCCCGATCTCGCAGGCGATGATCTCGGGCAAGGAGTTCGGATTCACCACGCCCACCGCTGAATCCGCCGGCTGGCAGGAACGTTTCGGCGACGCGCAGATCTCGCAGTTCCTCGGCGCCGACATGATGGCGAAGAAGTGGGACATCAGTCGCGAGGACATGGAGCGCTGGGCGCTGCAGTCGCACGAGCGGGCCCGGGCAGCGATCGCCGACGGCAAGTTCGACAACGAGAACGTCGCCCTCGGTGACTGCGTCGTCGACGAATGCCCGCGCGAGACCTCGATGGAGAAGATGGCCGGCCTGCAGGTCCTCGCCGATGGTTCCCGGCTCACCGCGGCCGTCGCCTCGCAGATCGCCGACGGGTCGTCGGCGACCCTCGTCGTCTCCGAACGCGCGCTGAAGGAACACAATCTGACACCGCGAGCCCGCATCCACCACCTGTCCGTGCGCGGCGACGACCCCGTGATGATGCTCTCCGCGCCGATCCCGGCCACCAAGTACGCCCTCGACAAGACCGGCATGTCCATCGACGACATCGACGTCGTCGAGATCAACGAGGCGTTCGCGCCGGTCGTGCTCGCGTGGCTCAAGGAGACCGGCGCGGACCCGGCGAAGGTCAACCCCAACGGTGGCGCCATCGCACTCGGTCACCCCCTCGGCGCCACCGGCGCCAAGCTGTTCGCGACCCTCCTCAACGAACTCGAGCGCACCGGCGGCCGCTACGGACTCCAGACGATGTGCGAGGGCGGCGGGACCGCCAACGTCACGATCATCGAGCGGCTCGGCTGA
- a CDS encoding SDR family oxidoreductase translates to MTGVDVNGARAAGRAVSPLATPPAEIAGHGLLLGKKVVVTAAAGTGIGFASARRSLLEGADVLISDWHERRLGEAAEKLSAEFPERTVTQRTCNVQVTAEVDALIADAATELGRIDVLVNNAGLGGETPVAEMTDEEWDRVLDITLTGTFRATRAALRYFGSVEHNGVIVNNASVLGWRAQRGQAHYAAAKAGVMALTRCSALEAADVGVRINAIAPSIAKHPFLAKVTSDDLLDELASREAYGRAAEVWEVAATVAMLASDYTTYLTGEVVSISSQRA, encoded by the coding sequence ATGACCGGAGTCGACGTCAACGGGGCCCGGGCGGCCGGCCGAGCGGTCTCGCCGCTGGCCACACCGCCTGCCGAGATCGCCGGGCACGGCCTGCTGCTGGGCAAGAAGGTCGTGGTGACCGCCGCCGCCGGAACGGGAATCGGCTTCGCGTCGGCCCGGCGTTCGTTGCTCGAAGGCGCGGATGTGCTCATCAGCGACTGGCATGAACGACGCCTCGGTGAGGCCGCCGAGAAGCTGTCGGCGGAATTCCCGGAGCGCACGGTCACCCAGCGCACCTGCAATGTGCAGGTCACCGCGGAGGTCGACGCGCTGATCGCCGATGCCGCAACCGAACTCGGACGTATCGACGTACTGGTCAACAATGCCGGGCTCGGCGGCGAGACCCCGGTCGCCGAGATGACCGACGAGGAATGGGATCGTGTCCTCGACATCACGCTCACCGGTACATTCCGCGCCACCCGCGCAGCCCTGCGGTATTTCGGCTCGGTCGAGCACAACGGCGTGATCGTCAACAACGCCTCTGTCCTCGGCTGGCGGGCCCAGCGCGGACAGGCGCACTACGCTGCGGCGAAGGCCGGGGTGATGGCCCTGACCCGGTGTTCGGCACTCGAAGCCGCCGACGTCGGGGTGCGCATCAACGCGATCGCGCCGTCGATCGCCAAACACCCGTTCCTGGCGAAGGTCACCAGCGACGACCTCCTCGACGAACTCGCCTCCCGCGAAGCCTACGGGCGTGCCGCCGAGGTCTGGGAGGTCGCCGCGACCGTCGCGATGCTCGCCAGCGACTACACCACCTACCTCACCGGCGAGGTCGTCTCGATCTCCAGCCAACGCGCTTGA
- a CDS encoding acyl-CoA dehydrogenase family protein, with translation MTTTNLADRAVDLGEWAKSTPNATTEFAAAVRAWLDENLAGDFADLKGRGGPGSEHEFFAERLEWDRHLARAGWTCIGWPVEYGGRGATLEQRIIFHREYARANAPARVNHLGEELLGPTLIAYGTDEQKRRFLPGIVDVTELWSQGYSEPGAGSDLAGVSTSARLEDGKWIINGQKIWTSLAHVAQWVFVIARTEKGSSRHAGLSFLLVPLDQPGVTVRPIQQLTGTSEFNEVFFDDAETDADLIVGDPGDGWKVAMGLLQFERGVSTLGQQVGFARELGNLTDLARANGALDDPEIASRLARADIGLTVMRAHAQRTLDGDVTSQAGAASVSKLLWANWHRDLGELAMDVVGAPALIGPAATAEGRANDITDPEHVELDEWQRLYLFTRADTIYGGSNEVQRNIIAERVLGLPREAR, from the coding sequence ATGACCACGACGAATCTCGCCGATCGTGCCGTCGACCTGGGTGAATGGGCGAAATCGACACCGAACGCCACCACCGAGTTCGCGGCCGCGGTGCGTGCGTGGCTCGACGAGAACCTCGCTGGCGACTTCGCCGATCTGAAGGGTCGTGGGGGGCCGGGCAGCGAACACGAGTTCTTCGCCGAGCGCCTCGAATGGGATCGTCACCTCGCGCGCGCCGGGTGGACCTGCATCGGCTGGCCGGTCGAGTACGGCGGTCGTGGTGCGACGCTCGAACAGCGCATCATCTTCCATCGCGAGTACGCACGTGCAAACGCACCTGCGCGCGTGAATCATCTGGGCGAGGAACTGTTGGGCCCCACGCTCATCGCCTACGGGACCGACGAGCAGAAGCGGCGTTTCCTGCCCGGCATCGTCGATGTCACCGAGTTGTGGTCGCAGGGTTATTCCGAGCCGGGCGCCGGATCGGACCTCGCGGGCGTGTCCACGTCGGCGCGGCTCGAAGACGGCAAGTGGATCATCAACGGCCAGAAGATCTGGACCTCGCTCGCCCACGTGGCGCAGTGGGTGTTCGTGATCGCGCGTACCGAGAAGGGATCGTCGCGCCATGCCGGACTGAGTTTCCTGCTGGTGCCGCTCGACCAACCGGGCGTCACCGTCCGTCCGATCCAACAGCTCACCGGCACTTCGGAATTCAACGAGGTGTTCTTCGACGACGCGGAAACCGATGCCGATCTCATCGTCGGTGACCCGGGCGACGGCTGGAAGGTCGCGATGGGGCTGCTGCAGTTCGAGCGCGGGGTGTCGACGCTGGGTCAGCAGGTCGGATTCGCGCGCGAGCTGGGCAATCTCACCGATCTCGCGCGAGCCAACGGGGCGCTGGACGACCCGGAGATCGCGTCGCGGCTGGCCCGGGCGGACATCGGGTTGACGGTCATGCGCGCCCACGCCCAGCGGACACTCGACGGCGATGTCACTTCGCAAGCCGGCGCGGCGTCGGTCTCGAAGCTGTTGTGGGCGAACTGGCATCGCGATCTCGGCGAACTCGCCATGGACGTCGTCGGCGCACCGGCGCTGATCGGTCCCGCCGCGACGGCGGAGGGTCGGGCCAACGACATCACCGACCCCGAGCACGTCGAACTCGACGAATGGCAACGGCTGTACCTCTTCACGCGCGCCGACACCATCTACGGCGGCTCGAACGAGGTGCAGCGCAACATCATCGCCGAGCGTGTGCTCGGCCTACCCCGAGAGGCACGCTGA
- a CDS encoding FadD3 family acyl-CoA ligase, whose product MAQTPLHEVLPTPTTPAALRRAAQTWPDRIALVDGQWQSSTHPRIESTWTRLHESVRDFAAALVASGIEAGDRVAIWSPNSFHWPIAALGIHYAGATLVPLNTRYTAGEAIEIIERSGARAVVVSGEFLGADHVAELLRDHRATMPDVVIRVSLTDDAAPLDGAVDWDEFLSRAATPDALAEADRRADAVSPDDLSDILFTSGTTGKSKGVLATHRQTLTGSYGWGANAGLGPDDRYLMVNPYFHTFGYKAGILPSVLFGVTMLPLAVYSPDQAMKLVSDERATVFPGAPTIFQTILDDPKRADHDLSSLRIVITGAAIVPVVLVERLQHDLGVDTVITAYGLTEASGFVSTCTPDDDDATVANTCGRAFPGMEIRLSDDGEVLARGDMVMVGYLDDPEATAATIDADGWLHTGDIGILDERGNLKITDRLKDMYICGGFNVYPAEIEQTLARLDGVTESAVVGVPDDRLGEVGRAYLTVRADADLDEAQVIAFAKEHLANFKIPRSVVFVDEFPRNASGKILKRNLT is encoded by the coding sequence ATGGCGCAGACCCCACTGCACGAGGTCCTCCCCACGCCCACGACCCCGGCCGCACTGCGCCGGGCGGCGCAGACCTGGCCCGACCGTATCGCTCTCGTCGACGGTCAGTGGCAGTCTTCGACGCATCCGCGGATCGAGTCGACCTGGACCCGTCTCCACGAGTCCGTCCGGGATTTCGCGGCAGCGTTGGTGGCCTCGGGTATCGAGGCCGGCGACCGGGTCGCCATCTGGTCGCCGAACAGCTTCCACTGGCCGATTGCGGCGCTCGGGATCCACTACGCCGGTGCGACGCTCGTCCCCTTGAACACGCGCTACACCGCGGGCGAGGCGATCGAGATCATCGAACGGTCCGGGGCCCGGGCCGTCGTCGTGTCCGGCGAGTTCCTCGGTGCCGATCATGTGGCCGAGTTGTTGCGCGATCACCGCGCCACGATGCCCGACGTCGTGATCCGGGTGTCGCTCACGGACGACGCCGCCCCGCTCGACGGTGCCGTCGACTGGGATGAGTTCCTCAGTCGGGCGGCAACCCCCGACGCACTCGCCGAAGCCGACCGACGCGCCGATGCCGTCTCCCCCGACGATCTCTCCGACATCCTCTTCACCTCCGGCACGACCGGGAAGTCGAAGGGTGTGCTGGCGACCCACCGGCAGACCCTGACCGGCTCGTACGGCTGGGGCGCGAATGCCGGCCTGGGCCCGGACGACCGCTACCTGATGGTCAACCCGTACTTCCACACCTTCGGGTACAAGGCGGGCATCCTGCCGAGCGTGCTGTTCGGCGTGACCATGCTGCCACTTGCCGTCTATTCACCGGACCAGGCGATGAAGCTCGTGTCCGACGAGCGCGCGACGGTCTTCCCGGGCGCGCCCACCATCTTCCAGACCATCCTCGACGACCCGAAGCGCGCCGACCACGATCTCTCGAGCCTGCGCATCGTCATCACCGGCGCGGCGATCGTGCCCGTCGTCCTCGTCGAACGCCTCCAGCACGACCTGGGCGTCGACACCGTCATCACCGCCTACGGCCTGACCGAGGCGAGCGGCTTCGTCTCCACCTGCACCCCCGACGACGACGACGCGACCGTCGCCAACACCTGCGGACGTGCGTTCCCGGGCATGGAAATCAGACTCTCCGACGACGGTGAGGTGCTGGCGCGCGGAGACATGGTGATGGTCGGCTACCTCGACGACCCGGAGGCCACCGCCGCGACGATCGACGCCGACGGGTGGCTGCACACCGGCGACATCGGGATCCTCGACGAGCGCGGCAACCTCAAGATCACCGACCGGCTCAAAGACATGTACATCTGCGGCGGGTTCAACGTCTACCCCGCGGAGATCGAGCAGACCCTCGCGCGGCTCGACGGTGTCACCGAGTCCGCGGTCGTCGGCGTGCCCGACGACCGGCTCGGCGAGGTCGGCCGCGCCTACCTGACGGTCCGGGCGGACGCCGACCTCGACGAGGCGCAGGTCATCGCGTTCGCCAAGGAGCACCTCGCCAACTTCAAGATCCCCCGGTCGGTGGTCTTCGTCGACGAGTTCCCCCGCAACGCGTCGGGCAAGATCCTCAAGCGCAACCTCACCTGA